One window from the genome of Schistocerca piceifrons isolate TAMUIC-IGC-003096 chromosome 1, iqSchPice1.1, whole genome shotgun sequence encodes:
- the LOC124788091 gene encoding inverted formin-2-like — protein MLSIPASQNYSAICKLLQKAPQQWLLEFLDRDGLGLLLHSLELQCGQRSLSVSDALTQAQCVQCIRAAISSDTGLQYIIDRRDYVRQLAAALESQNITVKMQVYELLCAVCMYSSKGHAMALDALQHLKVTRGQRYRFDIIMNELRNTENVAYQTRLLSFINCLTLCCNNLQKRVRVRNEFLGLGLGPILSSLRAIDDKELQIQVSAFTNHQHKDELELESTEQLTHHQLFETIFKKIADRPQAVWFYSMLQNLAQLDPTNPNADNVWEALEALSSEAITPGFSFYKKPVHSNSVMAQQNYKRRVRRCWSINVPRSEDIRETCTVATQTELNNVREAVQLSDQATQQQLTSTEPAGSVSAPPPPPPPPPPPPPPPPPPPPPPPPPMPSLALNPVIPSVSGLPPPSPFAESNSEKEVPPPPPIPNNNFETPVSRRVTSGYLTCPTRHSLPADLTDSASVWTPVKDKCNTLPLPRRKMRTLNWTKLPSSVIGESVWTEMQSKATNLTVDFKQMEELFCQKTANVKRPKSSPGTLPSPINPKITLLETKRDLAVNIYLKQFKSGGKAVIEAIKNLKGDDIGTEKLRALLPLLPTEKELTSVRSYSGDLDRLGEAEKFYLQLSEVPSFALRVRAMLLKEEFPSRTCELKEQLEAVADACNKLMTNEHLKQFLALVLQLGNYINAGSYAGNAAGFTLSTLPKLLEIKANKPRLTFLHYVVEVAEANNKEILQFTEEMSNMKEIARISLELLQEEVMKVTSDVKHVESQLKKDKSGIRSEFKDFLKSALKCSNELQQAMEKVKGCSNALAKHFCEDPKKFQPEECFSLFADFFNIIERARLENEEKRKEEERRIQEEKEQNKTSGSRGRGRARRFSPDRQYAAVERILRDICSGNFKLRRSEA, from the exons CACTGGAGTCTCAGAATATCACAGTCAAGATGCAAGTTTATGAACTTCTCTGTGCTGTATGCATGTATTCTTCAAAAGGACATGCAATGGCTCTTGATGCTCTACAGCATTTAAAG GTTACACGTGGACAACGCTACAGATTTGATATAATAATGAATGAACTTCGTAACACAGAAAATGTCGCATATCAGACCAGACTTCTGTCATTTATCAACTGTCTCACTCTGTGCTGCAATAACTTGCAGAAACGTGTACGAGTCAGAAATGAATTCCTTG GTCTTGGTCTTGGACCCATACTGAGTTCACTACGTGCAATTGATGATAAAGAGTTGCAGATCCAAGTTTCAGCTTTCACTAACCACCAACACAAAGATGAGTTGGAATTAGAATCAACAGAACAGCTTACTCATCACCAATTGTTTGAAACTATATTCAAAAag ATAGCAGACAGACCACAGGCTGTCTGGTTCTACTCCATGCTACAAAACCTTGCACAGCTAGATCCGACAAACCCAAATGC GGACAATGTGTGGGAAGCTCTTGAGGCACTTTCGTCTGAAGCTATAACACCTGGATTTTCTTTCTATAAAAAACCAGTACACAGCAACAGTGTTATGGCTCAACAAAATTATAAAAGACGTGTTCGGAGGTGCTGGAGTATTAATGTGCCAAGATCAGAAGATATCCGTGAGACATGCACAGTGGCTACTCAGACTGAGTTAAACAATGTTAGAGAAGCAGTACAACTCAGTGATCAGGCCACACAGCAGCAACTGACATCAACAGAACCAGCAGGATCAGTATCAgcacctccgcctcctcctccaccaccaccacctccaccaccaccaccaccaccaccaccaccaccaccaccaccaccaatgccaTCTCTTGCTCTCAATCCAGTGATTCCATCAGTCTCAGGTCTTCCACCACCATCACCATTTGCAGAATCTAATTCTGAAAAAGAAGTTCCTCCACCTCCTCCAATTCCCAATAACAACTTTGAAACCCCAGTGTCACGTCGGGTCACATCTGGCTACCTCACTTGTCCAACAAGACATTCACTCCCAGCAGATTTAACAGATTCTGCAAGTGTTTGGACACCAGTAAAAGACAAGTGTAACACGCTACCTTTGCCCAGGCGGAAGATGAGAACCCTAAACTGGACAAAACTCCCAAGCTCTGTCATAG GTGAATCAGTATGGACAGAAATGCAGAGCAAAGCAACGAATCTTACAGTTGATTTCAAGCAAATGGAAGAGCTGTTCTGTCAGAAAACAGCCAATGTGAAACGTCCAAAGTCTTCTCCAGGAACACTTCCATCACCAATAAATCCCAAGATCACTTTATTGGAAACCAAGAGAGATTTGGCAGTAAACATTTATCTAAAACAGTTCAAATCAGGAGGAAAAGCAGTCATAGAAGCTATAAAGAACCTCAAAGGAGATGATATAGGCACTGAGAAGCTAAGAGCTCTCTTGCCACTACTTCCCACAGAAAAAGAG TTGACTTCAGTCAGATCCTATTCTGGAGATTTGGACCGTTTAGGAGAAGCAGAGAAATTTTATCTACAGCTATCAGAAGTACCTTCATTTGCCCTTAGGGTTAGGGCAATGTTGCTT AAAGAAGAGTTTCCTTCAAGAACATGTGAACTGAAAGAACAACTAGAGGCTGTTGCAGATGCATGCAATAAACTGATGACTAATGAACATTTGAAACAATTTCTAGCATTAGTACTTCAACTTGGAAATTACATAAATGCT GGAAGCTATGCGGGCAATGCAGCAGGTTTTACACTCAGCACACTACCAAAGCTCTTAGAAATAAAAGCAAACAAACCAAGACTGACATTCTTGCACTATGTGGTAGAAGTTGCAGAAGCTAACAATAAGGAAATATTACAATTCACAGAAGAGATGAGCAACATGAAAGAAATAGCAAG GATATCATTGGAGTTGCTTCAGGAAGAAGTGATGAAAGTTACCAGTGATGTCAAACATGTTGAATCGCAGCTGAAGAAAGATAAAAGTGGAATCCGGTCAGAATTCAAAG ATTTCTTGAAATCGGCTTTGAAATGTAGTAATGAACTTCAGCAGGCTATGGAAAAGGTGAAAGGTTGTTCCAATGCTTTAGCTAAACATTTctgtgaagatccaaagaaatttCAGCCTGAAGAATGTTTCAGTTTGTTTGCTGACTTTTTTAATATAATTGAGAGAGCTCGACTG gaaaatgaagagaaaaggaaagaagaagaaaggcGAATTCAAGAGGAGAAGGAGCAAAACAAAACAAGTGGAAGCAGAGGTAGAGGCAGAGCAAGAAGGTTTTCACCAGACAGACAATATGCTGCCGTTGAACGGATTCTGAGGGACATTTGCAGTGGAAATTTCAAATTACGCCGAAGTGAAGCTTAA